The DNA window tgccccatgctgcagaggaaggcgaaaaacctccagggcctctgccaatctgccctggaggaaaattccttcctgaccccaaatatggcgatcagttaaatcctgagcatgtgggcaagactcaccagccagcatcctGAGCTATAAGACCACCCCTTGAGCTGCTGGGGTCCTCCAGAGGTAGAGTTCCTACATCCAACATCTACAATCAGTCCTGCTTAGCATGTCTAACCTGCAATAGGATGTTAATTATTTGTTATCAGATTACAGAGATTAAATTTGTTTACTAATATAGATGTAGTCTTTCCTTCCATGAAGTTATCAATCTGCCTCTACCTGCTGCAAAAGACTGTTTGCCATAATTTTTATTTAGCAATTAAAAGTAGCATGAAAATTCGTATAAAGTAAATATAATTCTGCTATTCATTAACCTATTTTGCAAACACAGATACTACACAATTTGGCTGAAAACAATAGACCTTGATCCCTCTATTCCTGGCCATATACCCCATTTACACTATCCCTAGGGAGTTGCGCAAAGAGATCACCAGCAACTATATCTTTGAAATTCTGGGACTTACATTAATCTTATTTATACCAGTTAACATCAAGATTAAATCCAATTAGATTGATAGAATTACACCAATATAAAACCAGTGTGAGATTAGAATCAGCCCCCATATTTTTCATTCTTTCTACAGGAGGCTATGCAAATCCAGAGATTCAGTAAGACTGGAGTACCCATTTGGATAAGAACTATCCCAAACCTTTGTCCAAAACTTAAATTGAATGGAATTGAAACAGTTGTTGAATGTTTACTAActtattttctttgttgttgcTAGTTTTATATATCTATTTAAGAATTTTTATGATCTATAGTTAATGCTCCATTTCTGTGTTCTGTTCCATTTCTTGGGTTTAACTGGGAACAGATGCAAAAATTCCAAAATACATTAAGAAAGCTAGTTTCAGAGTATTTCTGACCTGATCAAAACCGTAAATGCTAGCAATCCTTCAGGaaaatttatcctcacaatataacaaaacaaaatctgtGCTAAAAACTCAGACTATTACTCTCCACTATAATGCAGCATAGACACAGCCTCATCATTTCTCTCCCTCATTCTGAAAATTCTACTGCTTTTCAATGATCACATTCtgtgaggtttttaaaatatcGACCTCCCGCCTTTTCTCCCAAAAGTTTTGCTcgctactttccctttctccagCTTAACAGGAAACCTTCATCTGCTCTGCCTGCGGCTTTCCCCACACAAACACCCACTAGTTCTGGACTAATTTTCCCTCTTGTCACCACCTCCCCAGAACTGAAAACCCCAAGATGACACAGCATTGGAGATGGGGGCATTGGGGAGCAGAGGAATATGAGGAAGAAATTCACCGAAAAATGAAAAACTCAATGTCCCTgcaccactccctgagccaacAAGTTCCTTCCTTGTCACCTCCAATTCTAAATagttaataaataaaatttaataaaagctttattaaagaaATGACTGTATatgtttttaaattgtaaaataaCAGTAATGACCATGAATCCTATTTCTTCCCAAGCTTGCATAATGGGCTATGGTTTGATCTTGAGGAAATTTTTACAGCACAGGTATAAAATACCTAAAATAGAGGGTATTTATAATGGAAAAATCACAGTCTTAATTATAGTAGGGCAAATAATGTCACTTCAACAGACCATGTATTCTCCTTCTAAGCAGTCTACTGTATGGCTGTATTTTCATTCCCCCTTGGGGGAAAAGCAATAAGCCATCTGCAAATATTTACCCGTGTGAAATCCAACTGAGAGTCTTAAGAAAACATTTGTACTATAGAACAGATAAGGTAATTGAAAACAAGATTTCAAGATAATGCTTGAAAAAACGGAGAAAGAAAATATCATCCCCATGGCTACTGgtcctctctcctccctgcttTCTCCTCATTGGTGTTTCCTTCTTCTTAGATTCCAGAGCTTGTTTTATttctcagcagcctttccacaGTGAGGTGGCTTCAATTCCCCATTGGAAATCTGAATGAAGCTGCAGTTTGctcaggaaggaaagaaagaaaagtttagCTGTGGCTTTAGCAGCAGACAGACGCACTTCTGATTTCTTCAGGCACAAAGAAGATGTGTTTGCTGATGTTATACTTCAcctgaaaaggaaaagaaaatccgTTACAGACAGAAGACTGGAAATATGACTTGAATTTTCCAACAGGTAAGAAGTCAGTGCATTCGTGAACCTGCTGAATGGCAAAAATACCAAACCATCTGAAGGGGAAATATGTATTTCAAAGTATTATTTTATTCCCCATTTCTTAAATTTAAGGATGACAGGGCAACTTTTGGAAGCTTTTACATTTGTAACGCTTTCAAGTTTAAATCAGAGATTTTTTTACTGCAACTTTTCCTAATCACTTTGGAGGGAAATATCCAACTTTGGCCTAATTCACAGCAAACTcaaacaggggtgtgtgtgtgcttatTTTTGTTATTCTTATTTTATGTTCAGACTAGACTTTTAACTTTCATTTGTTTCTGGATGCTTCAAGCATGTTTCTGCAACAACGAAGGAACAGGGTAAATGGCTTATCATTTGGGATACTATTAAACCTTCTGTGTCTGTTTATGGTGatgaatcttttttaaaatgggtaTTGTAGCATGAGAAGTATGTGTCTCAGTATTACAGAGATTAGTTTGCTTAGTAaatatttaaagggaaaaaaaagaattttaCATCCAACCTAAGTCTCAATTCAATGATGCAAAAGATTATGTTAACATTGATGGTTAGTTCAAAAATGTTGTTCAATAGAATTAATACATGCTGCACAGCATGGCGGTGTAGGTTGTTTTTCTAAGGCATCATTTGCTAGAGATTATGTATTTTTCCAACTGTCGAAAGAAGAGGGGTGGAATTACCTTATTGCTgaggaaatgtttaaaattacCTTTTATTACGACATATATGCTAAAATACACTTTTATTAACCCACATTACCAAGCAACCCAGTAACAATTTCCAGTTATCAGGAATGAAGCTTTTTTCCTGGAACAATGACAAAATACAACCAGTGTTCAAAGAGTTAATGAACTGCAACTGCCCACATTACAAGGTCATTAAAAGGACATGCCTTGAAGGTAGAAGGTGCCAAGGGAGTCCCAGAATCCACACTGAACACAGCAGGAGGACATTCGGCACTTGTTGATACATAATCATTGGCATTTAATTAGTGATCATTAGATTATATTGTGAAATAGTGGATAAATAAGTAAACATAATAAATAATGCATAAAACACCACAAAGCTGGCTCAGCCTTATCTCCTGGTGGGCCCACACAGCCTCCACTGCTAAAGTAAGAGAGGCAGCAGAGCAGGGCTTGTTTGTGGTGGTGCATGGATCCTAAATAGATAGGCTCCCTCTGCACCCTATTTGCAAAGAGGCAGGGCCCAGACCTGGGGTCAGACAGTGCGAGTGGTCAGTGCAAGGAGCAGAGGCCAGAGATCCAGAGGATCATCTCATGGACAACAATCCATCCATAcagccagaccctgggtctgtgacCTGCACACACCCTAACACTGGCAGCGAGACTCTTTGGAAGACAGGACCAAGCTAATGCACTAAGATAGCAGAGTGGATGTTGTGGGTTGGGCTGTCAAGCCCAGGGGCCAGGTGGGCTTGAGAGTCCGAGCCACAATGTCCATGTTGCTGATTTTAGTGCACTAGCACGAGCCTGTCTCCCCAGACTGGGACGctcactccttgctgctgtgtgGACATCTCCATGGTTGCACAGTACGCCTACTGGCTAGCTTTGCTTTCCAGCACACatacccctgtgtgtgtgtgtgaaaactcCAATGGGGCAATTACTGCTACTTAGAGCAACCGCTATTTATAGTGGACCCCAGGGGAATATGCTTAATTTAGCGCCTGTTCTCCAACTTCTTGCTTCTCCAACTAGCCACATCACCTGTTTAcatggggcccaatcctggaagctgccaaacaccttcagttctcactgaaatcactgaaaaTGGAGGGCACGTTGGGAGTCTTGAGAGAGCTGCCCTTGCATATGCACTCACAGAGGTGACTTCTTGGGATGATCATGCTGTCATGTGGCTATCTTTCCTCACTGGTTGCGGGGGTGCACGTAAAGGACCATGGAGGCTATTTCAGCCATTGGGTTGCATTAGCTTCTCCTTCTCCACTCCCTCATACAATCGTACAGCTCCAGGCCAGAGCTTAGTATTATTCCCTTAGCACAGACTTCTACACTCACCTTTGGATCAGCAAGGCCATACAAACCCACATAGTACAGTCATAATGCCATCCCTCATTCCATCCAGCCTGCACTAGACCTTTCTTTTTATTGGGATTCGAGTGATTTATCCCTACTTGTGACAGACCTTTCCCAAGCTTCTAGACTCGGTTGCCTGATCTGAAATGGCAGGACTCATTTCAAACAGAGGTATGTGAAGAAAGCAATCCAAGCTAGAATTCCGCCCCTAAAATTCTACAGGCAGCTGTAAACCTGGGAATCCTACGGGTCTTGGCATTATATCACCTCGGTACAATAcccagctcagccacagacttgTATGATCTAATGCAAGCCACTGAATATCCCTGTGTCTTGGTGACCTAATAAATATAATGACCTAATAGAGCATTTTACAAAAGTGGGGTATGTAAATGAAAGTGTTTGTTGTAAGGAGTTTTCTTCTATTTGTTTTCTCTTAAAAATTATACTGCTTCCTCTTCCTGGCTTTTTCTCAGGGCTATCACAGTGTAATGTTTACTGCTACAGATGCAGAATGGCTGCTTCGAGCTTATTTCCCTATGCCTCCCACCAAAGGGACTAAGGTGAGTCAAATCTGTGTTGTTTCAAGGGCTGTAAATGTACCGAGAGGTTGTGACAAGTATAGTCTTTAAGAACTGAAAGATGGGCAAGCAGCCATTCTATGTGGTACTTTTTCTTTCTCGGGTTTCTGCCCAGAAATTCACTGAGCTTTGGCTTTGAGTTCAGCTCCTCTAACTAGTCTCTAACTCTCAATCCATAGATTCATTAATGCTGAACCTGATCTCTCATTTGCACCTGTTTTACAACAGTGTAAGTCAATTGATGTCAACAGTTTTACACATACAcatgtataaatcaggagtaagaaAGAGGAGAATCTGGTCTTTGTTTTTATAGACCAGACACTGCATTTAGCTACAGTAAGATTCCTTTGTACTGTTTAACAAACTAGTGCAAATATTAAAGCATGCATCTATGGAAAGGAAGGAAAGAACCTGAGGCTAGCACTCTGTGAAGATACTGCTGTATATGTGAAAGATGCTGCCTCCATCTGGTCCATATTCATCTCTGCTTATATTTAGGGCCAAATGGAGGTGGTCTCTTTGACATCGATACAGGTAGAAAAAGGCATCCAGGATGGAAATCCAGTACACAACCATTGCACCCTGCTCCTGTATTCCCCCCGGACCCATGATGTTCATATTCTACAGACCTCATAAAGGTAGTGTTCTAGGACAGGACATTGCATGGGGTGGTTAATCTAATATGCTTTACCAGATacattccctctcttcccctcccccgcctttttttttttttaaagattacttCTGCATAACAACAGAGCATTGTGCATGAAGTCACAGGCAGACTTCGGCATATTATAGCATTGCTTAGTAATTTTTGGGAAATTGGTGCCAggcctgaatttggccctttgatGGCAGAAGCATTGTTCTTTATTTTCCTGATAATCAAAAATGACTGAACCATTTTTGgtcaaactttccaaaaatataCACCTTTGGGCAGAGACTGACCCTGCAATATTTTAtcctgaaagtgaaactaaaaaaaaaaaaaaaaaaaaagagtgtttGAATGAGAACTGTTATGAAACCTTAAATAGAGTGGTCATTGCTGTTTCTACTATAATATGCTGCAATCACTGAATTGTGTGAAGAGAGCTATTGATTCTCTGTAATCGTGAGTGCAGAACCTCAAAAAGGCAGACTCAAGCCACTTGTGTCAATCTCTTTGATTTATAGGTTTAAACACTAATGTTTTACcatttgcttttgttttcagGATTCTTCAATGCTGTAAGTACTAGTATCAGATCTGCTCAAACAGAGCATCATGAAGAACAAGCATAAAGATTGAATCCTATTAATCATGGGCTTGGGAAGCTCCAAGCACAACATCTTCTAAATAATTAGGGCCAAAAAATAGGCTTTGCATACTAAATTATGTCCATGGTTTTAGGATTCCTTTATGATGGAGAAACCCACTCAGCATCCTAGTGAGGGTTTGTTTAATCGAACTGTTGCAAACAGCAGCAACTCACCGTTTTCACACTTTGATTCATGTCAGCCTTCTTTCCCTGCAGTCTTCTTGCTCATCACGGCTTATACTGTCGTTACAATAGTGGGGCTTTTTGGAAACCTTTGCCTGATTGTTATAataaaaagacagaaagaagCTCAAAATGTTACAAATATTCTGATTGCCAATCTCTCCTTATCCGATGTCTTGATATGCATCATGTGCATTCCTGTCACAGTTGCATACACGTTGATGGACTATTGGATATTTGGCGAGGCTATGTGTAAAATCAGCtcttttgtacaaagtatgtctgtCACAGTCTCCATATTCTCACTTGTATTAATTGCTGTCGAGAGACACCAGCTAATAGTGAACCCACGTGGCTGGAAGCCGAATATGTCACATGCTTACTGGGGAATTATCTTCATCTGGGGGGTTTCCCTTATCATATCCATTCCTTTTTTTATATTCCACCAACTATCTGATGAACCCTTTAAGAATCTCTCTTACCACAGCGATTTCTACACGAACAAAGTTGTTTGCATTGAGGCATGGCCATCAGTGGCAGAGCGACTGGTCTTTACCACCAGTCTGCTGGTTTTCCAGTATTGCTTCCCACTGGGCTTTATTTTTATCTGCTATCTCAAGATATTTGTATGTCTCCGGCGGAGACACGGTAAGGTGGATGGGATGAGGGAGAATGAGAGCAGACTAAATGAGAGCAAGAGGATTAATATGATGCTCATTTCAATTGTCGTGACCTTTGCAGCTTGCTGGTTGCCGCTAAACATTTTTAATGTCGTTTTTGACTGGAACTATGAGGCCCTGATGAACTGCCACCATAACTTAGTGTTCACATTGTGCCACCTGGTAGCCATGCTCTCGACATGTATCAATCCTATCTTTTATGGATTTCTCAACAAGAATTTCCAGAAGGATTTAATAGTGTTAATTCACCACTGCAGATGCTTCACATCTCAGGAGGAATATGAGAACATCGCCCTTTCAACCCTGAACACTGATGTATCCAAGGGGTCCTTGAAATTAAATAATGCCCCTGTGAATAGCTAAAATAATCCAGCATGACAGTCTCCAAAACTCTGTATTTATTGTGAATTTACTGATTCTGGTTGATTCTTTCGTAGGATTATAAAAGGTCTGGAGTTGTTCCCACTAATGCCAGAGGGAGTCTTTGCCGTTTAGTTCGGTGGGAACAGGTAAACTTATTGTGTAAACTGTTCCTTCTACATAACATTATTGTTTATTAATTCTTGTAAATCACCCCCCAGAAATCCTTTACAGTCAACACTATGAAATACCAGCAGTATTAGCGTATCATTTTTAAGCACATGATTTCACTATCAatgactgcctccctcagaaaTTTTCCAGCTCAGTGATACATGAGACATTCCCTGGGTAAAATGCTCTCTTCTGCTTCCCCAGGATAATCCATCCATTCCAAAGTGCCCCCAAATCCACCaatccctcctctgccctgccctcTAGCCTTGTGCCTCTCGACCCCACCGTGTTTTCCCTGCACCTCATAGAGGCTACTTCAGATGGCCCATCTACATGGGAGCTGTCCCTCACAACAGTGGTAGGTGCAGCCCCTGTTGGTAGCAGTAGTGGCAGGCAGGATGTCCTGCAGCTTCTGGCTAGGAGTGGCTGGTCCAGTAGGGAGCAGGTCCCCCTGCTGGATGACAGTTTGGGGAAGGGGTTCCCTTTTGGTGTTTGATGCAAGTGGTCTACCCTAATTAATGGGGAGGGTTGGGTTTCATGGCTGATGTATGCATGGGTAGAGATGGCAAATTAGAACCAGATATCCCAGGCTGCTGGACTGGGAGCTAGGTCAGGTGATGGGATTTCTCTGGGTAGAAATGGCAGATCAGGGACAAGGTGGGAAGGAACCCAGATTTTCAGATTCAGatctggggctgggcaggcaggcatTGCGAGGTGAGGTGGGGAGGCAGCCCGCAGCAGCCGCAGGACTTCCACTCAGTACAGCAACGGCTTGGCCTGCCTCTTCTCCTTTCCTCCTTGTGCAATTCTGAAGCAGCAGCCAGGACTGGGAGTGCAGGCATTACGTGGTGTGTGCTCCATTGGCTCTGAGCAATGCGTGTGGGGGGAGAAACAGGAGaggagctcccattggagcagaTCCCACAGCACTGGTGGATGCACCCGCCACAAGATGGCTGTCAGAGGCTGCAGCCGCCAGCACAGTCCTAGTGCTGAAAACACTGACAATCAGAGATGGCCTTAGCATTTTCAAGTTCTGTTCCACACAGGCTCTTATACCACTCTCATCACTGAGTGTGAGAGCCTTCCATTCGTGCTTTAGTCAATGTGACTACACGTCTCTCTAAGTTGGCCTGTGAAACAATTTTTAGTTATCCCTCCATCCACCAGTACTTGACTCCTGTATCTTGTTATTACAGCAGTGTGGGCACAGATGGAGCAATGGTTTTCTGAAGGGTTAGGAAGATCATTCTTTAGGAATATGTCCTTAACTCACTTATTTTACGTAAAAGGAGAGTCTGGGGGAAGCTTCGTTAGGGTCTCTCAaccctttctctgcttctcgcttTCAGCCCTAGCAAGTACTTTCCTTTGTTTTATACCCACTTGTGCTGGTTTGCAGTTTCCAGACTTTGTTCACAATTAAAAGAGCTAGAGacataatttttgtttttaaatgaaagttgagatggGCCCCAAATGAGCCCCTACAAGTGCCATCCAGCTCACCAGTATTCAAGATGAAAAATGCATATAGCATTTCTCTTATTTGTATTGTATTCTCCTCTCTTTCTCCAGCACAAACTGTAGGCGTCTGTTATAAACACCACTGCttctgaaaacaggatctttagAACAGCTATTATCAAACCGACTATGAATTCATAATTACTCATTGGCTTCAGCTACTTATACAGATGAAAACATGTTTGCCTTTGGATAGAAAATTTGTTTTGTGCTTTAGTTTCAGAAATATCCTCCCCCATCCCTTATGTTAGTAAGCAATAATGCACAAAAGGCGCCTGGGTAAGAGAGGGTATTTTTTGTTTGCCATGTATATCCTGTTCAGACTGGCTTTTGCTACAGTGCAGCGCATGGAAGACTAAAGCTGtaaaattaatgttttttaattaaagcatACTGTTAATTGTTTAAAAAGTTAAGACATACTGAATATACTCTCTATCCACTTTTATGGTTCCATCACAGACTCAATTAGGAATGTCCGAGTGGCAATAATTAGAGAGTTTAAATGGGGACAGCTAAAATGCTTAAGACTAATATGCACCAGCACATTTCTccattttccttttcctgtttggattatttttgtataactttCCCTACCGCTCTGACTAGTTAGCACAGATATGTGTGTGTCAGAAAAAGCTCTCTTTCTCATTGATCAATTCTCTCTAAGTACAGTGACATCTAAATGCTACATATATTACCTCAATCTCTCAATGGCAACTGATTGTGATGTCATAAACACAGAATTAGGTTTCACAGCAGGATGTACCTGAGAGTGACTTTTTTTtatctcaaattaaaaaaaaaattgagagattTCCAGACTTATCTTGACCCAGCTGTCACCAGGCATATTTATGCCTTTGTCACTTTCTAGACTGACTACGGTTATTTACTATAATTTAGACAGTCTGAACACCATTAAACTCCAGTTATTCTAAGACTGACAGTCTTAATTACTGTACTAATTCAAAAAGCATCACCCTCATTTTTAGTCACAGAAGAGAAGTTCataattttcaaaacaatttttttaaaacgtCCCAAACTACTACGTGACTTTCATGATTCTGGCTTGACATGGCTAATAATCTGATCTTTTATTCACCTATATGCCAGTTCACATTTTAAGTCCTCATGAACAGGGATATTAAGTTTCTCCAGCTATAGACTGAAGATTGTAAAGGACAGAGCGTTTCAGGGTTCAGCGTGTCCCAGGGCAAAAAGTGTGAATACAAATTCCAAAACAGCTTAAGTACAGTTTGGTTCCCTGAAGACTTGCAGATTATCTGAGGTATGTCTACCCTGGCCCTATCTGAGGGTctatctacactagaaatgctacagctgtgctattgtagtgtagacactcactacaatGACGGAAGGGGTTCTTCCATCACTATAGTAAATCCACTTCTTCAAgagattcttccattgacctagtggcTACATTGGggtttaggttggcttaactaggTATCTCAGGGGTGTGATGcagctaggtcaacctaaccttctcgtgtagaccagccctgagttcTGTAGACTAGAGCACAATGTGTCTTATAAAGCATCTTTTAAAGTGGCTCATGAAAGCTCTTGGAATACCGTATGCATTTTACAAATCCACATGGGCAGTAGGAGCTCTGCCTGAGCTAAgagtgcaggactgggccctataTTGTTGTAACCATTAATTCTTCTCTGATAACAGTAGGCATTTAAATATGGTTTAATAACTAAGGATGTTTCTACACTtaaaaacactacagcagcacggGGACAGCGCGAGTGCAGATATTTAGTATAGCggcaggagggattctcccattgctgtaggtaattcacctccccaagaggcagtagcagcTAGGACGATGGAAGACTCgagctgtctacaccagggggtAGGTCGACTTACCTACGTCTCTcaaggatgtggatttttcacatcccaagAGACATGTAGCTATGTCAATATAAAGTTTCAgtatagactagccctaagtttTAGAAGTTGCCAAATAACCTTTAGCTATTTCAATACTGACATAAACATGCCTTGTGAGTGGCTTAATTCCTAAAACCATAACTATTTATCATGGTGTCCGGCTTCAGTGAAAAGAATTTACATCCAGATTGTAACATGCTCCCTAgtgtatacacctctaccccactataacgcgacccgatataacatgggttcgcaTATAGTGtagtagcagcggggctccggcggcgcttTAAAAGGtcgagggctccagctgctgccgggagcccaggggcctttaaatcaccgctggagccctgctgctgctatccTGATATAATGgcatttcacctataatgcggtaggaTTTTTGCCTCCCAACGgctgcgttatatcagggtagaggtgtattgtacTGTGAACGTGACCTGTAGTCTATCATTTACTATGTACTATAGTGGGACTGGGACCTAGCTGAGACTTCTCAGTACTGCTAAAACACAAATGTTAACTGCTATTAATAATACTTAACACTCAAGACCACCTTTTTGAAGGTAACTTAGTGTCTTTGTAACAATTTGCAAGAATGGTGTGATTCCTGATTCACTCTGAGCAGGAAGGAGACCTGGTCTCAAATGTATTAGGCTtgatcccactgaggtcaatggcgcTGCTTTCATGAGTAAgtactactcacatgagtaaaagtTGCAGAATTAGAAACACAGTAATCAAAGACTTGAGTGACACATCTGGATAGAGTGGCTGTGCTATAATTAAAGCAGTGTACTAATTAATCAAGAATAATGTCTCTGAAGTAGGAAGTTAATTTTTAGGTTATTAGTCCATAACTGCGTATGTCAGTCCTGTGCATCAAAAGGAGCTAATGTACTTCCAAAGAAAGAAACTAAATAGTTAAGGACTAAGGGTgtgatccacaaaggtacttcgGCACCCAAGCCCCATTTTTAGGCCGTTAAGTCCTGTTTTTAGATAcctctgtgatccacaaaactcccactcatCTGCCACCTTATCTTGTAAATGCCTAAACTCACTTAGCACCTAGGTTTTTTCCTCTGGGGATGCTCACTGCGGATTCCCTCTAGGCATCCAGGTA is part of the Mauremys mutica isolate MM-2020 ecotype Southern chromosome 8, ASM2049712v1, whole genome shotgun sequence genome and encodes:
- the LOC123376272 gene encoding neuropeptide Y receptor type 6-like is translated as MMEKPTQHPSEGLFNRTVANSSNSPFSHFDSCQPSFPAVFLLITAYTVVTIVGLFGNLCLIVIIKRQKEAQNVTNILIANLSLSDVLICIMCIPVTVAYTLMDYWIFGEAMCKISSFVQSMSVTVSIFSLVLIAVERHQLIVNPRGWKPNMSHAYWGIIFIWGVSLIISIPFFIFHQLSDEPFKNLSYHSDFYTNKVVCIEAWPSVAERLVFTTSLLVFQYCFPLGFIFICYLKIFVCLRRRHGKVDGMRENESRLNESKRINMMLISIVVTFAACWLPLNIFNVVFDWNYEALMNCHHNLVFTLCHLVAMLSTCINPIFYGFLNKNFQKDLIVLIHHCRCFTSQEEYENIALSTLNTDVSKGSLKLNNAPVNS